One segment of Rosa chinensis cultivar Old Blush chromosome 6, RchiOBHm-V2, whole genome shotgun sequence DNA contains the following:
- the LOC112173314 gene encoding type IV inositol polyphosphate 5-phosphatase 7 isoform X2, translating to MDVSQVTDVQNYRIFVATWNVAGKSPPSCLNLEDWLHTSPPADIYVLGFQEIVPLNAGNVLGTEDNAPAKKWVALIRKTLNSLPGTSGGCHTPSPVPDPIVELDSDFEGSTRQKASSFFHRRSFQSLSRSMRMENDMSMPQPQLDRRYSVCDRVIFGNRPSDYDPNVRWGSSDDDNGPGESPVVTQYSPMSNSGSFSIEDRERQQGNSRYCLVASKQMVGIFLTVWVRSDLRDDVRNMKVSCVGRGLMGYLGNKGSISISMSLHQTSFCFICSHLTSGQKDGDELRRNSDVLEILRKTRFPRVNGMGDESSPQTILEHDRIIWLGDLNYRIALSYRYAKALVEMRNWRALLEKDQLRIEQRRGRVFGGWSEGKIYFPPTYKYLNNSDRYAGEDRHNKEKRRTPAWCDRILWHGRGLLQLSYVRGESRFSDHRPVYSVFLAEVESINRNRIKKSMSCSSSRIEVEELLPHSCGYSQLNFY from the exons GATTTTTGTAGCTACATGGAATGTGGCTGGAAAATCTCCTCCGAGTTGTTTGAATCTAGAAGATTGGCTTCATACCTCTCCTCCTGCTGACATTTATGTTCTAGG GTTTCAAGAAATAGTTCCTTTGAATGCTGGCAATGTGTTGGGGACAGAGGACAATGCCCCGGCTAAAAAATGGGTAGCCCTTATAAGGAAGACTCTAAATAGTCTTCCCGGCACAAGTGGTGGTTGCCATACACCTTCGCCAGTTCCTGATCCAATTGTGGAGTTGGATTCAGACTTTGAGGGATCAACAAGGCAGAAggcctcctccttcttccacCGCCGGTCCTTTCAATCCTTGAGCCGCAGCATGAGAATGGAGAATGACATGTCAATGCCACAACCCCAGCTTGATCGACGGTACAGTGTTTGTGATCGAGTTATTTTTGGGAATAGACCGAGTGACTATGACCCCAATGTAAGATGGGGTTCCTCTGATGATGATAATGGACCTGGTGAGTCACCTGTTGTCACACAGTATTCACCAATGTCCAATAGTGGATCATTTTCAATAGAGGATAGAGAAAGACAGCAAGGGAACTCAAGGTACTGCTTGGTTGCCAGCAAGCAAATGGTTGGGATATTTTTAACGGTGTGGGTGAGAAGTGATCTCAGAGATGATGTTCGCAATATGAAGGTGTCTTGTGTTGGCAGAGGATTGATGGGCTATCTTGGAAATAAG GGTTCAATTTCAATTAGCATGTCCTTGCACCAAACAAGCTTCTGCTTCATCTGTAGTCATCTAACCTCTGGGCAGAAGGACGGAGATGAACTTCGAAGAAACTCTGATGTCTTGGAGATCCTTAGGAAGACAAGGTTTCCCAGGGTTAATGGAATGGGAGATGAAAGCTCTCCTCAGACTATACTAGAGCATGA TCGGATCATTTGGCTCGGTGATTTGAATTATCGCATTGCCCTTTCCTACCGCTATGCAAAAGCTCTTGTTGAGATGCGCAACTGGAGGGCATTGTTAGAGAAGGACCAG CTGAGGATAGAGCAGAGACGAGGACGTGTCTTTGGGGGATGGAGTGAAGGGAAGATATATTTCCCTCCGACATACAAGTATTTGAACAATTCAGATAGGTATGCCGGTGAAGATAGGCACAACAAGGAGAAGCGAAGAACTCCAGCATG GTGTGATCGTATATTATGGCATGGAAGAGGCCTCCTTCAATTGTCCTATGTTCGTGGGGAGTCGAGGTTCTCAGATCACAGGCCAGTTTACAGCGTATTTCTGGCAGAGGTCGAGTCCATTAACCGTAACCGAATCAAGAAAAGCATGAGTTGTTCCAGTTCCAGGATTGAGGTAGAGGAGCTGTTGCCACACTCGTGTGGATACTCCCAACTAAATTTCTATTGA